A section of the Ranitomeya imitator isolate aRanImi1 chromosome 7, aRanImi1.pri, whole genome shotgun sequence genome encodes:
- the LOC138646226 gene encoding taste receptor type 2 member 143-like: MTLTYFSYWLTAWLCIYYCVTISNFSHPFFIWSKRNISMYLPHLLLLSAAGCFFINLPAIWTITMQVSLQNPPNSSLDPKFISGFIHFQPFYLQTATFLGCCVPFLLILVSIIVTNSSLLRHLWKIKQKESGLSQTKHQAHINAIRTMWLFLTISIVFCISELLLFSKSRNLEDPYTALSELIFISFPTAESLVITFANPKLRRQIMGMVPCFNKKL, translated from the coding sequence ATGACTCTTACATACTTCAGCTACTGGCTCACTGCCTGGCTCTGTATCTATTACTGCGTCACCATCTCTAACTTCAGTCATCCATTCTTCATCTGGTCAAAGAGGAACATCTCAATGTATCTACCACATCTTCTCCTTCTGTCAGCTGCCGGATGTTTCTTCATTAATCTTCCCGCCATCTGGACCATAACTATGCAAGTCTCTCTACAGAACCCTCCAAATAGCAGCCTTGATCCCAAATTTATcagtgggtttatacattttcagCCCTTTTACTTACAAACCGCAACATTTCTAGGATGCTGCGTGCCATTTCTACTCATCTTGGTCTCTATCATAGTGACCAACTCTTCACTTCTAAGACATCTATGGAAGATCAAGCAGAAGGAATCTGGATTATCCCAAACCAAACACCAGGCTCACATTAACGCCATAAGAACCATGTGGTTGTTCCTTACAATTTCCATTGTCTTCTGTATAAGTGAATTGTTGCTGTTTTCAAAAAGCCGCAACCTTGAAGACCCTTATACAGCTTTGAGTGAGTTGATATTTATTTCTTTTCCAACAGCAGAGTCTCTCGTCATTACCTTTGCCAACCCCAAGCTAAGGAGACAAATCATGGGGATGGTCCCATGCTTTAATAAAAAGTTATAG
- the LOC138646225 gene encoding taste receptor type 2 member 143-like has product MPSTVVILVILLGFLDSWVGYILNVCIMVSGVKSLKTGPKLNPPDLLHLVIGVVNIALPSLFSIQGLLYIFFIYSVSVREIIVPITVVMLTLVYFTFWLTAWLCIYYCVTSSTFSHPFFVWSKRNISMYLPHLLLLSAVICFFISLPSIWTATLEVTLQSAVNTSLGQIFISGTYHLQPLYIQSASFLGCYVPFLLILASIIVTNSSLIRHLWRIKQKESGLSQTKYQAHINAVRTMWLFLTISIIFCVSEILFFSLSPNPENYLTLVNWLIFMSFPTAESLVITFANPKLRRQIMAKILCFYRKL; this is encoded by the coding sequence ATGCCAAGTACAGTGGTGATCCTTGTGATACTCCTCGGCTTCTTGGACAGTTGGGTTGGGTATATTCTGAACGTGTGCATCATGGTGTCTGGTGTCAAGAGCCTGAAGACTGGACCAAAGCTGAATCCTCCGGATCTTCTCCACCTTGTCATCGGAGTGGTGAACATCGCTCTCCCGTCTCTGTTCAGCATCCAGGGTCTACTATACATTTTCTTCATTTATTCAGTGTCTGTTAGGGAGATCATTGTCCCGATCACTGTGGTCATGCTGACTCTCGTATACTTCACCTTCTGGCTCACTGCCTGGCTCTGCATCTATTACTGTGTCACCAGCTCTACCTTCAGTCATCCATTCTTCGTCTGGTCAAAGAGGAACATCTCAATGTATCTACCACATCTTCTTCTTCTGTCAGCAGTGATCTGTTTCTTCATTAGTCTTCCCTCCATCTGGACAGCAACGTTGGAAGTCACTCTACAATCTGCTGTGAACACCAGCCTTGGCCAGATATTTATCAGTGGTACTTACCATCTTCAGCCTTTATACATACAAAGTGCTTCATTTCTAGGATGTTACGTGCCATTTCTACTCATCTTGGCCTCTATCATAGTGACCAACTCTTCACTGATAAGACATCTGTGGAGGATCAAGCAGAAGGAATCTGGATTGTCCCAAACCAAATACCAGGCTCACATTAATGCCGTAAGAACCATGTGGTTGTTCCTTACAATTTCCATCATATTTTGTGTAAGCgaaattttgtttttttctctaaGCCCCAACCCTGAAAATTATTTAACACTTGTCAACTGGTTGATATTTATGTCTTTTCCAACGGCAGAGTCTCTCGTCATTACCTTTGCCAACCCCAAGCTCAGGAGGCAAATCATGGCGAAGATCCTGTGCTTTTACAGAAAATTGTGA